One Lysobacter enzymogenes DNA segment encodes these proteins:
- a CDS encoding MBL fold metallo-hydrolase has translation MTRRSLSLLIAAALASAALAACSRPPADTAPAAAPAEVAPAEAAKPAEPAPAAPAPSASAEDVHAFKIGQLSAFALKDGDIDVANDGKTFAVGRPPADVATLLSANGQPTDAVHLSIQPLLVRSGERVLLFDTGAGNASFARAGRLQASLRSAGVEPGQVTDIFISHAHPDHIGGLLSADGGLAFANAAVHLSAPEWAALQANKDNAKLAAALAPKVQAFAPNAELVPGTVKAVAVDGHTPGHSAYEIASGEERLLYIGDSAHSSIVSVQRPQWTIQFDGDAPKAEASRVALLKRIADGNLHVYAVHFPFPGLGRIKAQGEGFVWVPDA, from the coding sequence ATGACCCGTCGCTCGCTGTCCTTGCTCATCGCCGCCGCGCTCGCCAGCGCGGCGCTCGCGGCCTGTTCGCGCCCGCCGGCCGACACCGCGCCCGCGGCCGCTCCTGCCGAGGTCGCTCCTGCCGAGGCCGCGAAGCCGGCCGAGCCGGCGCCGGCCGCCCCGGCGCCGTCGGCAAGCGCCGAAGACGTCCACGCGTTCAAGATCGGCCAGCTCTCGGCCTTCGCGCTCAAGGACGGCGACATCGACGTCGCCAACGACGGCAAGACCTTCGCCGTCGGCCGTCCGCCGGCCGACGTGGCGACGCTGCTGAGCGCCAACGGCCAGCCCACCGACGCCGTGCACCTGAGCATCCAGCCGTTGCTGGTGCGCAGCGGCGAGCGGGTGCTGCTGTTCGATACCGGCGCCGGCAACGCCTCGTTCGCCCGCGCCGGGCGCCTGCAGGCATCGCTGCGCAGCGCCGGCGTCGAGCCGGGCCAGGTCACCGACATCTTCATTTCCCACGCCCATCCCGATCACATCGGCGGTTTGCTGAGCGCCGACGGCGGGTTGGCGTTCGCCAACGCGGCCGTGCATCTGTCGGCGCCGGAGTGGGCCGCGCTGCAGGCGAACAAGGACAACGCCAAACTGGCCGCGGCGCTCGCGCCGAAGGTGCAGGCGTTCGCGCCGAACGCCGAACTGGTCCCGGGCACGGTCAAGGCGGTCGCGGTGGACGGCCACACCCCGGGCCACAGCGCCTACGAGATCGCATCGGGCGAAGAACGCCTGCTGTACATCGGCGATTCCGCGCACAGCTCGATCGTCTCGGTGCAGCGTCCGCAATGGACGATCCAGTTCGACGGCGACGCGCCCAAGGCCGAAGCCAGCCGCGTCGCCCTGCTCAAGCGCATCGCCGACGGCAATCTGCACGTGTACGCCGTGCACTTCCCGTTCCCGGGCCTGGGCCGGATCAAGGCGCAGGGCGAGGGCTTCGTGTGGGTGCCGGACGCGTGA
- a CDS encoding HNH/ENDO VII family nuclease, with protein MGFTLEEKTLKSGETVTLVHWEDLSPTRHGKALQDRDWDGSGNRKGLSFYDSTSEYMHNSWASEHMAPQGVTLPGKGSLMLYHHEQTGTWHSADALDIDHVAQWKDHFVERGVKSQAEAMMAYNDVDNLRLLPAPVNRARDAAFRVLDTHGADSPEWKQWVEDRFAFDPKTNRPGFDPDVDGSVRKRTTMEQPWKPEDGRTGLSFDAAVLGKWYQAKLQECYAGEVEVRHPQTGDKSKVPLFFCQASGQLCTRDAFDIDHEIPFELLGPEMAKHAGRGGLSKADALDGYNDTSNLRLVARGVNSSHDFEIQASGEYRDEKIAPEKRGEFKGFLGEEGGLLSPQLKQQLRELGRNYPSPQQLMSDFGQPGYGPYTQALGKLEQTGFGQAMTAQERSNVAGTLAVAATQFRLNIDHVAQSEDGTRVFAIQGDPKNNQFVWADAQGAKQQSLAQSTVDLNRIVHEQNNPSGPQLNQQQHRNATLQ; from the coding sequence ATGGGCTTCACCCTCGAAGAGAAGACGCTGAAAAGCGGCGAAACCGTCACCCTGGTGCATTGGGAAGACCTGTCGCCGACCCGCCACGGCAAGGCTTTGCAGGACCGCGACTGGGACGGTAGCGGCAACCGCAAGGGCCTGAGCTTCTACGACTCCACCTCCGAATACATGCACAACAGCTGGGCCAGCGAGCACATGGCGCCGCAGGGGGTGACCTTGCCCGGCAAGGGCTCGCTGATGCTCTACCACCATGAGCAGACCGGCACCTGGCACAGCGCCGACGCGCTCGACATCGACCACGTCGCGCAGTGGAAGGACCACTTCGTCGAACGCGGGGTCAAAAGCCAGGCCGAGGCGATGATGGCTTACAACGACGTCGACAACCTGCGCCTGCTGCCGGCGCCGGTGAACCGCGCCCGCGACGCCGCGTTTCGCGTGCTGGATACCCACGGCGCGGATTCGCCGGAATGGAAACAGTGGGTCGAGGACCGCTTCGCGTTCGATCCCAAGACCAACCGGCCCGGCTTCGATCCGGACGTGGACGGCAGCGTGCGCAAGCGCACCACCATGGAGCAGCCGTGGAAGCCGGAGGACGGCCGCACGGGCCTGAGCTTCGATGCGGCGGTGCTGGGCAAGTGGTATCAGGCCAAGCTGCAGGAGTGCTATGCCGGCGAAGTCGAGGTGCGCCATCCGCAGACCGGCGACAAGAGCAAGGTGCCGCTGTTCTTCTGCCAGGCCTCGGGCCAGCTGTGCACCCGCGACGCCTTCGACATCGACCACGAAATCCCGTTCGAACTGCTGGGCCCGGAGATGGCCAAGCACGCCGGGCGCGGCGGGCTGAGCAAGGCCGACGCGCTGGACGGCTACAACGACACCAGCAACCTGCGCCTGGTCGCGCGCGGGGTCAACAGCTCGCACGACTTCGAGATCCAGGCCTCGGGCGAGTACCGCGACGAGAAGATCGCGCCGGAAAAGCGCGGCGAGTTCAAGGGCTTCCTCGGCGAAGAAGGCGGCCTGCTGTCGCCGCAGCTCAAGCAGCAGTTGCGCGAACTCGGCCGCAACTATCCCTCGCCGCAACAGCTCATGAGCGACTTCGGCCAGCCCGGCTACGGGCCGTACACCCAGGCGCTGGGGAAGCTGGAACAAACCGGCTTCGGCCAGGCCATGACCGCGCAGGAACGCAGCAACGTCGCCGGTACCCTGGCGGTGGCCGCGACCCAGTTTCGCCTCAACATCGACCACGTCGCCCAAAGCGAGGACGGCACCCGGGTGTTCGCGATCCAGGGCGATCCGAAGAACAACCAGTTCGTCTGGGCCGACGCCCAGGGCGCCAAGCAACAGTCGCTGGCCCAGAGCACGGTCGATCTGAACCGGATCGTCCACGAACAGAACAATCCGTCGGGTCCGCAACTGAACCAGCAGCAGCACCGCAACGCGACGCTGCAGTAA
- a CDS encoding amidohydrolase family protein, producing the protein MRRLLAILPLSLAVASFAAAAAPPPAPQPVFDVHVHLREGEASLKTYEREVADAKLKLAGFAGMWFGGPHQALQGDPDAIRRANDAHIALAAKHPEMLAVATVHPYDGQAAIDELARVAGRGVKVLKLHPHTQQFDAADPRVLPLVRKAGELGVVVLFDNANILPGDSERLFNVAIQAPKTRFIFAHIGGMNFRFWNILALARTADDFFADNIFFDISATAVLMADSPVEKEFVWTLRNVGIGQVLLGSDYPQLPLAKAVDALDRLDLTDEEKEKIRIGNARRLFGLR; encoded by the coding sequence ATGCGCCGTCTACTCGCCATCCTCCCGTTGTCGCTCGCCGTCGCGTCGTTCGCCGCCGCTGCCGCGCCGCCGCCGGCGCCGCAGCCGGTGTTCGACGTCCACGTCCATCTGCGCGAAGGTGAGGCCTCGCTGAAGACCTACGAGCGCGAAGTCGCCGACGCCAAGCTCAAGCTCGCCGGTTTCGCCGGCATGTGGTTCGGCGGCCCGCATCAGGCGCTGCAGGGCGATCCGGACGCGATCCGCCGCGCCAACGACGCCCACATCGCGCTCGCGGCCAAGCACCCGGAGATGCTGGCGGTGGCGACCGTGCATCCCTACGACGGCCAGGCGGCCATCGACGAACTCGCGCGCGTCGCTGGCCGCGGGGTCAAGGTGCTGAAGCTGCATCCGCACACGCAGCAATTCGACGCCGCCGATCCGCGCGTGCTGCCGCTGGTGCGCAAGGCCGGCGAGCTCGGCGTGGTGGTGCTGTTCGACAACGCCAACATCCTGCCCGGCGACAGCGAGCGCCTGTTCAATGTGGCCATCCAGGCGCCGAAGACCCGCTTCATCTTCGCCCATATCGGCGGCATGAACTTCCGCTTCTGGAACATATTGGCGCTGGCGCGCACCGCCGACGACTTCTTCGCCGACAACATCTTCTTCGACATTTCCGCCACCGCGGTGCTGATGGCCGACTCGCCGGTCGAGAAGGAGTTCGTCTGGACCCTACGCAACGTCGGCATCGGCCAGGTGCTGCTGGGTTCGGACTATCCGCAGCTGCCGCTGGCCAAGGCGGTCGATGCGCTCGACCGCCTGGACCTGACCGATGAGGAGAAGGAGAAGATCCGGATCGGCAACGCGCGCCGGCTGTTCGGCCTGCGCTGA
- a CDS encoding superoxide dismutase: MPHQLPALPYAYDALEPHIDAKTMEIHHSRHHQTYIANLNAAVKGGEYEDVPAETLIADIDALPEALRLPVRNNGGGHANHSLFWTVMAPPEHGGGGAPDGALAQAIDAQLGGFDAFKDAFTKAALTRFGSGWAWLTVDAGGRLAVESSGNQDSPLMRGIGSGATPILGLDVWEHAYYLQYQNRRPDYIAAFYNVVHWPEVARRHAAAQR; this comes from the coding sequence ATGCCGCACCAGCTTCCCGCCCTGCCCTACGCCTACGACGCGCTGGAACCGCACATCGACGCGAAGACGATGGAGATCCACCACAGCCGCCACCACCAGACCTACATCGCCAACCTCAACGCCGCGGTGAAAGGCGGCGAATACGAAGACGTGCCGGCCGAAACCCTGATCGCCGACATCGACGCCCTGCCCGAGGCGCTGCGCCTGCCGGTGCGCAACAACGGCGGCGGCCACGCCAACCACAGCCTGTTCTGGACGGTCATGGCGCCGCCCGAGCACGGCGGCGGCGGCGCGCCGGACGGCGCGCTGGCGCAGGCGATCGATGCGCAACTGGGCGGCTTCGACGCGTTCAAGGACGCCTTCACCAAGGCCGCGCTGACCCGCTTCGGCAGCGGCTGGGCGTGGCTGACGGTCGACGCCGGCGGACGCCTGGCGGTGGAAAGCAGCGGCAACCAGGACAGCCCGCTGATGCGCGGGATCGGTTCCGGCGCCACCCCGATCCTCGGCCTCGACGTGTGGGAACACGCGTATTACCTGCAGTACCAGAACCGGCGCCCGGACTACATCGCCGCGTTCTACAACGTGGTGCATTGGCCGGAAGTGGCGAGACGTCATGCAGCGGCGCAGCGCTGA
- a CDS encoding PepSY-associated TM helix domain-containing protein, which produces MKIRSDIVKVYKDVHIWVGIVAGLMLFVAFYGGAITMFEKPLERWATPPARLAPPVPLARADDLVAATIAAHPQAAKHYLVMVETAADQPARVIWREPGARRREFVDHGVSFGPGGELQTQRLAKAPVAQLIDTLHQKVGLPLPDPAARWIMGAVSLLYALALVSGLIVLLPTLLKDLFALRIGKNIKRLWLDVHNALGIVSLPFHLVMALTCVVFAFHDEFYDAQDKAVYPQGIQWGREEAAPPPAPGATPLPAQELLRRVNEQLPGFRVFGFGFEQRDGRLEAHVTGLDTRYGTRARTYASTHLDPYTGQVDPHDLPGHMGGWDSAVNTFFMLHFGSYGGNTVRWMYLLLGLAGAMLFYTGNLLWIESRRKKDRGQGAPAQTRAARALGALTVGVSLGCVAGISATLAATKWLPGRVGDLGAWHEGIYYAVFVAATAWAFARGAARSAVELAWLCAALTLAIPLSSLAGACGLGGAWNHAGAGAVIDCAALAAVPAFALIALRTRRRQQRGHADSIWSTREVAPAASS; this is translated from the coding sequence ATGAAGATCCGCAGCGACATCGTCAAGGTCTACAAGGACGTGCACATCTGGGTCGGCATCGTCGCCGGCCTGATGCTGTTCGTGGCGTTCTACGGCGGCGCGATCACCATGTTCGAGAAGCCGTTGGAACGCTGGGCCACGCCGCCGGCGAGGCTGGCGCCGCCGGTACCTCTGGCGCGCGCCGACGATCTGGTCGCAGCGACGATCGCCGCGCATCCGCAAGCGGCCAAACATTATCTGGTGATGGTCGAAACCGCCGCCGACCAGCCGGCGCGGGTGATCTGGCGCGAGCCCGGCGCGCGCCGCCGCGAATTCGTCGACCACGGCGTCAGCTTCGGGCCCGGCGGCGAACTGCAGACCCAGCGCCTGGCCAAGGCGCCGGTGGCGCAGTTGATCGACACCCTGCACCAGAAGGTCGGCCTGCCGCTGCCGGATCCGGCAGCGCGCTGGATCATGGGCGCGGTGTCGCTGCTGTACGCGCTGGCCCTGGTCTCGGGCTTGATCGTGCTGCTGCCGACCCTGCTCAAGGACCTGTTCGCGCTGCGCATCGGCAAGAACATCAAGCGCCTGTGGCTGGACGTGCACAACGCGCTCGGCATCGTCAGCCTGCCGTTCCATCTGGTCATGGCGCTGACCTGCGTGGTGTTCGCCTTCCACGACGAGTTCTACGACGCGCAAGACAAGGCGGTGTACCCGCAGGGCATCCAGTGGGGGCGCGAAGAAGCCGCGCCGCCGCCGGCGCCCGGCGCGACGCCGCTGCCCGCGCAGGAACTGCTGCGGCGTGTGAACGAACAATTGCCCGGTTTCCGCGTGTTCGGCTTCGGCTTCGAGCAGCGCGACGGTCGCCTGGAAGCGCATGTGACCGGCCTGGACACGCGCTACGGCACCCGCGCGCGCACCTACGCCTCGACCCACCTCGACCCGTACACCGGACAGGTCGACCCGCACGATCTGCCGGGCCACATGGGCGGCTGGGATTCGGCGGTGAATACCTTCTTCATGCTCCACTTCGGCAGCTACGGCGGCAACACCGTGCGCTGGATGTACCTGCTGCTGGGCCTGGCCGGCGCGATGCTGTTCTACACCGGCAACCTGTTGTGGATCGAATCGCGGCGCAAGAAGGACCGCGGCCAGGGCGCGCCGGCGCAGACCCGCGCGGCGCGCGCGCTCGGCGCGCTGACGGTCGGGGTGAGCCTGGGCTGCGTGGCGGGCATCTCGGCCACGCTGGCGGCGACCAAGTGGCTGCCGGGCCGGGTCGGCGATCTCGGCGCATGGCACGAAGGCATTTACTACGCGGTGTTCGTCGCCGCGACCGCCTGGGCGTTCGCGCGCGGCGCGGCGCGCAGCGCGGTGGAACTGGCCTGGCTGTGCGCGGCGCTGACCCTGGCGATTCCGCTGTCGAGCCTGGCCGGCGCCTGCGGCCTCGGCGGCGCCTGGAACCACGCCGGCGCCGGCGCGGTGATCGATTGCGCCGCATTGGCCGCGGTGCCGGCGTTCGCGCTGATCGCGCTGCGCACGCGCCGGCGCCAGCAGCGCGGGCATGCCGACAGCATCTGGTCGACGCGCGAGGTCGCGCCGGCCGCGTCTTCGTGA
- a CDS encoding YbaN family protein: protein MRWLWFALGWLMLALGAIGALLPVMPTTIFLILAVACFARSSPTFERRLLAHPRYGPALRLWREQGAVTRKGKCFASAGMALGFALFCWGAHPSLTLLLAVGAGFAASAAYVLSRPAPRARPLGSSALD from the coding sequence ATGCGCTGGCTGTGGTTCGCCCTGGGTTGGCTGATGCTCGCGCTGGGCGCGATCGGCGCGCTGCTGCCGGTGATGCCGACCACGATCTTCCTGATCCTCGCCGTCGCCTGCTTCGCCCGCAGTTCGCCGACGTTCGAGCGGCGCCTGCTGGCGCATCCGCGCTATGGACCGGCGTTGCGGCTGTGGCGCGAACAGGGCGCGGTCACGCGCAAGGGCAAGTGTTTCGCCAGCGCCGGCATGGCGCTGGGCTTCGCGCTGTTCTGCTGGGGCGCGCATCCGTCGCTGACGCTGCTGCTGGCGGTCGGCGCGGGCTTCGCCGCGAGCGCCGCGTACGTGCTGTCGCGACCGGCGCCGCGCGCCCGGCCGCTGGGCTCGAGCGCGCTGGATTGA
- a CDS encoding biliverdin-producing heme oxygenase codes for MAAHDLASDFTDLPRSQRLKAATRATHDRLDRRIMAGDIFADRGRFARFVRVQYRFHRDIDALYAHPALDALLPDLAGRRRLDQIASDLRDLGQALPTPARPQAEAGLPLAQALGWLYVAEGSNLGGSVLYKLAAKLGLDREFGARHLAAHPDGVARHWREFTAALDSAALDAAQERDVVAGAEAAFRSVRGHVEAEFA; via the coding sequence ATGGCCGCCCACGACCTCGCCAGCGACTTCACCGACCTGCCGCGCAGCCAACGCCTCAAGGCCGCGACCCGTGCCACCCACGACCGGCTCGACCGCCGCATCATGGCCGGCGACATCTTCGCCGACCGCGGGCGCTTCGCCCGTTTCGTGCGCGTGCAGTACCGCTTCCATCGCGACATCGACGCGCTGTACGCGCACCCGGCCCTGGATGCGCTGCTGCCCGACCTCGCCGGGCGCCGGCGCCTGGACCAGATCGCCAGCGACCTGCGCGACCTCGGCCAGGCGCTGCCGACGCCCGCGCGACCCCAGGCCGAAGCCGGCCTGCCGCTGGCGCAGGCGCTGGGCTGGCTGTACGTCGCCGAGGGCTCCAACCTCGGCGGCAGCGTGCTGTACAAGCTCGCCGCGAAGCTGGGGCTGGACCGCGAATTCGGCGCCCGCCACCTCGCCGCCCATCCCGACGGCGTGGCCCGGCACTGGCGCGAGTTCACCGCCGCGCTCGACTCGGCGGCGCTGGACGCGGCGCAGGAGCGTGACGTCGTCGCCGGCGCCGAAGCCGCGTTCCGCAGCGTGCGCGGCCACGTCGAGGCCGAGTTCGCATGA
- a CDS encoding alpha/beta hydrolase, with amino-acid sequence MLAGTAALALCLATSPALAQPDPNQRIGATVADASSPHYRFERFVVADGERRWRIHLAIPRQRAGRDGYAALYMLDGNAALMEFDAPLLDRLARGRAPVLAFVGYDNELRIDGAARTRDYTPSAVDDGLGQGPRGGGAAAFAAALAERIQPEVRRRARIDRSREALWGHSLGGLFVLDLLYTRADAFAQWFPASPSLWWDNGRELGAPERQFLQGELRRPAGVAIMQGGSERAPNRGPGDTARSDDPRVAAHRARIAAVPADAAQQLAQRLQAKPGLRACYREFAGLGHGPMLRASVRAAALAMAGDPARACADAQDPSSRDLSSRDPAREASESARAATSPVEH; translated from the coding sequence ATGCTGGCCGGCACCGCCGCGCTCGCGCTGTGCCTGGCCACGTCGCCAGCGCTCGCGCAACCCGATCCGAACCAACGCATCGGCGCGACCGTGGCCGACGCGTCGTCGCCTCACTATCGCTTCGAGCGCTTCGTGGTCGCCGACGGCGAACGGCGCTGGCGCATCCATCTCGCGATCCCGCGCCAGCGCGCCGGCCGCGACGGATACGCGGCGCTGTACATGCTCGACGGCAACGCCGCGCTGATGGAGTTCGACGCGCCGCTGCTGGATCGGCTCGCCCGCGGCCGCGCGCCGGTGCTGGCGTTCGTCGGCTACGACAACGAACTGCGCATCGACGGCGCCGCGCGCACCCGCGACTACACGCCCAGCGCGGTCGACGACGGCCTGGGGCAGGGGCCGCGCGGCGGCGGCGCGGCCGCGTTCGCCGCCGCGCTGGCCGAACGCATCCAGCCCGAAGTGCGCCGCCGCGCGCGCATCGACCGCTCGCGCGAGGCGCTGTGGGGCCATTCGCTCGGCGGCCTGTTCGTGCTCGACCTGCTCTACACCCGCGCCGATGCGTTCGCGCAGTGGTTCCCGGCCAGCCCTTCGCTGTGGTGGGACAACGGCCGCGAGCTCGGCGCGCCCGAGCGGCAGTTCCTGCAAGGCGAACTGCGGCGGCCCGCGGGCGTGGCGATCATGCAGGGCGGAAGCGAACGCGCGCCGAACCGCGGCCCAGGCGACACCGCCCGCAGCGACGACCCGCGCGTGGCCGCGCACCGCGCCCGCATCGCCGCGGTGCCGGCCGATGCCGCGCAACAGTTGGCGCAACGGCTGCAGGCCAAGCCGGGCCTGCGCGCGTGTTATCGCGAATTCGCCGGACTGGGCCACGGCCCGATGCTGCGCGCCTCGGTGCGCGCGGCGGCGTTGGCGATGGCCGGCGATCCGGCCCGTGCCTGCGCGGACGCGCAAGATCCGTCGAGTCGCGACTTATCGAGTCGCGATCCAGCGCGCGAGGCAAGCGAATCCGCGCGCGCAGCGACATCACCGGTGGAACACTGA
- a CDS encoding NIPSNAP family protein — protein MTTAPAPARLVEIRTYRLKPGHGPRFEAAMAQTLPMLRASGMDVVAFVSSDHEHESYCLIRAYADRTQLNAQQDAFYSSDAWRQGPRQSLIDCLEDYLNTLLWLAPDSIEDLRARNGR, from the coding sequence ATGACCACCGCGCCAGCGCCCGCCCGACTCGTGGAAATCCGCACCTACCGCCTCAAGCCGGGCCACGGCCCGCGTTTCGAAGCCGCCATGGCGCAGACGCTGCCGATGCTGCGCGCCAGCGGCATGGACGTGGTCGCGTTCGTGAGCAGCGACCACGAGCACGAGAGCTATTGCCTGATCCGCGCCTATGCCGACCGCACGCAACTGAACGCGCAGCAGGACGCGTTCTATTCCTCCGACGCCTGGCGCCAGGGGCCGCGCCAATCCCTGATCGATTGCCTGGAGGACTACCTCAATACGCTGCTGTGGCTGGCGCCGGACAGCATCGAGGATCTGCGCGCGCGCAACGGCCGCTAG
- a CDS encoding DUF6289 family protein has translation MQRFKLIVLGALLAASAGTGAATQTQGCFCSTIYYDDAGNTVGVRQPEACGDPGYGPTTKKYKVVAGCVM, from the coding sequence ATGCAACGATTCAAGCTGATCGTATTGGGCGCGCTGCTGGCGGCCTCCGCCGGCACCGGCGCGGCCACCCAGACCCAGGGCTGCTTCTGCTCGACCATCTATTACGACGACGCCGGCAATACCGTCGGCGTGCGCCAGCCGGAGGCCTGCGGCGATCCGGGATACGGACCGACCACCAAGAAGTACAAAGTGGTCGCCGGCTGCGTCATGTAA
- a CDS encoding ZIP family metal transporter has product MQRRSAERGQSAAAGERDGLRRLTPAQWCGVAILALGAAAMLSDLWRWLGSMPAVREAFVGGAVAAAATALGALPVWFSQRLSERTQDTLFGFGAGVMLAACAFSLIIPGLAAAQTTTWFGGGERGASLVIGAAVLLGGAALMLVDRLVPHEHFIKGREGQAPGTLRRTWLFVFAVALHNLPEGLAIGVGYAGNEGAVRANALAIGIAIQDVPEGLVVAVALLAAGYGRGLAVFIGAASGLIEPVGAVLGAAVVGHSQALLPWGLGFAAGAMLFVISHEIIPESHRKGHERFATAGLMLGFVLMMVLDTALG; this is encoded by the coding sequence ATGCAGCGGCGCAGCGCTGAACGCGGGCAATCCGCGGCGGCCGGCGAGCGCGACGGCCTGCGCCGGCTGACGCCGGCGCAATGGTGCGGCGTGGCGATCCTGGCGCTCGGCGCGGCGGCGATGCTGTCGGACCTGTGGCGCTGGCTCGGCAGCATGCCGGCGGTGCGCGAGGCCTTCGTCGGCGGCGCGGTCGCCGCCGCCGCGACCGCGCTGGGCGCGTTGCCGGTGTGGTTCTCGCAGCGCCTGTCCGAGCGCACCCAGGACACCTTGTTCGGCTTCGGCGCCGGGGTGATGCTGGCGGCGTGCGCGTTCTCGCTGATCATTCCCGGCCTCGCCGCGGCGCAGACGACGACCTGGTTCGGCGGCGGCGAACGCGGCGCCAGCCTGGTGATCGGCGCGGCGGTGCTGCTGGGCGGCGCGGCGTTGATGCTGGTCGACCGGCTGGTCCCGCACGAGCACTTCATCAAGGGCCGCGAAGGCCAGGCGCCGGGCACCTTGCGCCGGACTTGGCTGTTCGTATTCGCCGTCGCCCTGCACAACCTGCCCGAGGGCCTGGCCATCGGCGTCGGCTACGCCGGCAACGAGGGCGCGGTGCGGGCCAACGCGCTGGCGATCGGCATCGCCATCCAGGACGTGCCCGAAGGCCTGGTGGTCGCGGTGGCGTTGCTGGCGGCCGGCTACGGACGCGGGCTGGCGGTGTTCATCGGCGCGGCCAGCGGCCTGATCGAACCGGTCGGCGCGGTGCTCGGCGCGGCCGTGGTCGGGCATTCGCAGGCGCTGCTGCCGTGGGGCCTGGGTTTCGCCGCGGGCGCGATGCTGTTCGTGATCAGCCACGAGATCATTCCCGAATCGCACCGCAAGGGGCACGAGCGCTTCGCCACCGCCGGGCTGATGCTCGGGTTCGTGCTGATGATGGTGCTCGATACCGCGCTGGGTTGA